A single window of Macaca mulatta isolate MMU2019108-1 chromosome 9, T2T-MMU8v2.0, whole genome shotgun sequence DNA harbors:
- the LOC100424793 gene encoding LOW QUALITY PROTEIN: uncharacterized protein LOC100424793 (The sequence of the model RefSeq protein was modified relative to this genomic sequence to represent the inferred CDS: inserted 3 bases in 2 codons; deleted 1 base in 1 codon; substituted 1 base at 1 genomic stop codon), which produces MDAQVTDPSGLQQKNXSCRSELAGAVRSCGAEGPHQGCPEPGSVRRGLGPGHRRWVNRMRRRSEDVLVRCSRKAFFPLVGNDPPETSPRPHLDSAAGNSEEHEPRGLGRASVVRRGVKGDSGGPRVGAALRALQLAWKRNXDFPFALSAGTTVSAMRGRGDAVLWGKPGWQEVAGLLEEVLGCAAVAAEKGPEDAARPFPELRASREPRGEDRQGLREGGTGEPGVSGLRGAESFWEVSVPSLPSLLTAGRAPALSALGLPSALASRQFPFCXGRFCATSFIQNLDQQMNTQGGKGCLEGWRGFQAGAHLRDP; this is translated from the exons ATGGATGCTCAGGTGACTGACCCGTCAGGACTGCAACAAAAGAACTGAAGCTGCAGGAGCGAGCTGGCTGGTGCTGTGCGGAGCTGTGGTGCAGAAGGCCCTCACCAGGGGTGCCCAGAGCCGGGGTCTGTGCGCCGCGGACTGGGTCCAGGTCACAGGCGCTGGGTGAACAGAATGAGAAGACGAAGTGAGGATGTACTCGTTAGATGCTCACGAAAGGCCTTCTTCCCCTTGGTTGGGAACGACCCCCCGGAAACTAGCCCCAGGCCGCACCTGGATTCAGCTGCAGGCAACTCAGAGGAGCACGAGCCCAGGGGCCTCGGGAGGGCTTCGGTGGTTAGGAGGGGGGTGAAGGGAGACTCGGGAGGGCCGcgggtgggag CAGCTCTAAGAGCCCTACAGCTTGCATGGAAACGCAA AGACTTCCCTTTTGCACTGTCTGCGGGGACAACTGTTTCAGCCATGAGGGGACGAGGGGACGCTGTGCTGTGGGGAAAGCCCGGGTGGCAGGAGGTGGCGGGGCTCCTGGAGGAGGTGCTGGGATGTGCTGCTGTGGCTGCTGAGAAAGGTCCTGAGGACGCAGCCCGCCCCTTCCCCGAGCTTCGAGCTTCCAGGGAGCCCCGTGGGGAAGACCGGCAGGGTCTCCGGGAGGGCGGAACAGGGGAGCCTGGAGTCTCAGGGCTGAGGGGAGCAGAGTCTTTCTGGGAGGTGAGCGTCCCCAGCCTGCCCTCCCTGCTCACTGCAGGTCGCGCacctgctctg tctgctctgggcCTCCCCTCAGCCCTGGCCTCGAGGCAGTTTCCTTTCT CAGGTAGATTCTGTGCAACTTCATTTATTCAGAATCTGGATCAACAAATGAACACTCAGGGAGGAAAGGGGTGTTTGGAGGGGTGGAGAGGTTTCCAAGCAGGCGCCCACCTGAGGGACCCCTGA